A stretch of the Oceanicola sp. D3 genome encodes the following:
- a CDS encoding ATP-binding protein, whose translation MEVRRALEHVLGNLSPLALSDEDRGTVELVLAEVLNNVVEHAYDEAASGVIEINVLQGERRIFCTVTDHGRAMPGLDAPAGQAAEVDVPLEALPEGGFGWFLIRQLSKDLNYTRDSGQNRLSFSLDFATMP comes from the coding sequence ATGGAGGTGCGCCGCGCGCTGGAGCACGTGTTGGGCAACCTCTCTCCGCTCGCCCTCTCAGATGAAGATCGTGGCACTGTTGAGCTGGTGCTGGCCGAGGTGCTGAACAACGTCGTCGAGCATGCCTATGACGAGGCGGCCTCTGGCGTCATCGAGATCAACGTGCTTCAGGGGGAGCGCAGGATCTTCTGCACCGTCACCGATCACGGTCGCGCCATGCCGGGGCTCGATGCGCCAGCGGGTCAGGCCGCAGAGGTTGATGTGCCGCTGGAGGCTTTGCCGGAAGGTGGCTTTGGCTGGTTTCTGATCCGGCAGCTATCAAAAGACCTCAACTATACCCGCGACAGTGGCCAGAATCGTCTGAGCTTCTCGCTGGATTTTGCCACCATGCCCTGA